A window of Candidatus Methylomirabilota bacterium contains these coding sequences:
- a CDS encoding glycine/betaine ABC transporter substrate-binding protein, which translates to MTLINFWIAHGADMLGAVAQHLLLTLVATVAAIVIGVPLGIVAARRPRLGAALLAFANIAQTVPSLAMFGFLVALPLIGGVGARSALLVLILYALLPVMRNTVAGIQGIDRAARDAGVALGMTPRQLLLQVELPLAMPTMVAGVRVAAVVGVGAATIAAAIGAGGLGDYIFRGLSMTEPTLILAGAVPAALLALTVDASLGRLERVMTPGAARAGRVTARVLAAAGIALMLILMGSFAVSGRWGVRVIIGSKNFSEQVILGELLAQTIERTTDLRVERRLNLGGTFISDQALRSGAIDAYVEYTGTALTAIFHQPVPRDHADVLSRVTAAYAATGRTVLPSLGFNNTFAILIRGDKARRLNLKTISDAAPHAPRWKAAFGYEFLEREDGYKGLVRTYGLRFAETPHVMDLTLSYRALAGGSVDLIAGEATNGLIKGLDLFMLEDDRHYFPPYHAIPVIRTETLAAHPQLRTAIERLAGRISEEAMRQMNYDVDVSHRDVAVVAREFLDTLLQTP; encoded by the coding sequence GTGACGCTGATTAACTTCTGGATTGCCCATGGCGCCGACATGCTGGGCGCCGTCGCTCAGCATCTGCTGCTGACGCTGGTCGCGACCGTCGCGGCCATCGTCATCGGGGTACCGCTCGGGATCGTCGCAGCGCGCCGGCCCCGACTCGGCGCCGCACTGCTGGCCTTCGCCAACATCGCGCAGACAGTGCCCAGCCTCGCCATGTTCGGGTTTCTGGTGGCGCTGCCGCTGATTGGGGGGGTCGGCGCCAGAAGCGCGCTGCTTGTGCTGATCCTCTACGCGCTCCTGCCGGTCATGCGCAATACGGTTGCCGGGATTCAGGGGATCGACCGGGCTGCGCGGGATGCCGGTGTGGCGCTGGGGATGACGCCGCGACAGTTGCTGCTGCAGGTCGAGCTGCCGCTGGCGATGCCGACGATGGTGGCGGGGGTGCGGGTGGCGGCGGTCGTCGGTGTGGGGGCGGCCACGATTGCGGCCGCCATCGGAGCCGGAGGGCTCGGCGACTATATCTTCCGAGGCCTCTCGATGACCGAGCCGACCCTGATTCTGGCGGGCGCCGTGCCGGCTGCCCTCCTGGCTCTGACGGTGGATGCGTCGCTCGGCCGGCTGGAGCGCGTCATGACGCCGGGAGCCGCACGAGCGGGGCGAGTGACGGCCCGCGTGCTGGCGGCTGCCGGCATCGCGCTGATGCTGATTCTCATGGGCAGCTTCGCGGTCTCAGGGCGCTGGGGTGTTCGGGTGATCATCGGCTCGAAGAATTTTTCGGAGCAGGTCATCCTCGGCGAACTGCTGGCCCAGACGATCGAACGGACGACCGATCTCAGGGTCGAGCGCCGTCTCAATCTCGGCGGGACGTTCATCAGCGATCAGGCGCTTCGCTCGGGCGCCATCGACGCCTACGTCGAGTATACGGGAACGGCCCTCACCGCGATCTTTCATCAGCCGGTGCCGCGTGATCATGCGGACGTGCTGTCGCGTGTGACTGCCGCGTACGCGGCGACCGGTCGTACCGTCCTGCCGTCCCTTGGCTTCAATAACACCTTCGCGATCCTCATTCGAGGTGACAAGGCGCGCCGACTCAACCTCAAAACGATCAGCGATGCGGCGCCGCACGCGCCGAGATGGAAGGCCGCCTTCGGATACGAATTCCTGGAACGCGAGGACGGCTATAAAGGACTGGTGCGGACCTACGGACTGCGATTTGCCGAGACGCCGCATGTGATGGATCTGACATTAAGCTATCGGGCGCTCGCGGGCGGCTCCGTCGATCTGATCGCCGGCGAGGCGACCAATGGGTTGATCAAGGGACTCGATCTGTTCATGCTCGAGGATGATCGGCACTATTTCCCGCCCTATCACGCCATTCCTGTTATACGAACAGAGACATTGGCCGCCCACCCACAGCTTCGAACGGCCATCGAGCGGCTTGCCGGACGGATCTCGGAGGAGGCGATGCGACAGATGAATTACGATGTGGATGTGAGCCACCGCGATGTCGCGGTCGTCGCGCGGGAGTTCCTCGATACACTTCTTCAAACGCCTTAG